DNA from Plasmodium cynomolgi strain B DNA, chromosome 12, whole genome shotgun sequence:
TATATAAATGCGAATACGCATGCCTATCCATGCGAgcatcccctttttgagCAGAACATGCTAGCCACTGCGCGTGACGCTTTTGCCCCCCGCCAATCACCCGCTCCTTTGAAATCATTTGTAGGCTGTTACTTCTGGAATGAGCAAAAACACCGGGCGTTTACTCAAGCGTATAGCTATACACGTATGAGTTTCTATAGATACACACATGTGGGCTTATCTGCGCGTGTGCTCGCCGCACATATCAATTTGCGTACGTATCAATTTGTACGAGCACAGCACTTAAAGGGAGCCAATTtaaacagtttttttttttttttttttttttcttaacaaaAATACAGAGCCATGAAATGCCCCGTTTGTCACCAGATTTAAATTTCGATTGATGATTAGATCACACCACGAATGATGCAATTGCACATTGTATTATTGTATGAGATGCATAATTTATAGAATGTAAACAAGCGCACGGGTGTTATGTAGtttgagatttttttttttttttaacaacgcactttaaaaaaaggaaaagaaaaacgtcTTAAATTAAAGTGACAGAAGAGTATATTACGTACAGGGACGTATCacatgtgtaatttttttttggtgaaaGAGAGccccccttctttttaacgcttccattttttgatttcccatttttttctaataatacatgtatatataaaaattatgtagcAAGGATGGATTCATACGAAGCTAAAAAGAAGGAGCTGTATTTGAAGAGGAaagatataaatttatattaccaTCCCATCAAAACGattaagcttttttttttagaactGAGAAATATTATTGCTAATACctacaagaaaaataaaaaatacaacaagTTAATATTCCTTGGCATCATATTGGTAttgtttttgttcaaaataaGATATAAATATGATTACCTGagcaactttttaatttatatagaATGCATAACATGGTGGCTGTCACTGGGAATTTTAAGTAGCATTGGGTTGGGGTGCGGTATGCACTCGGGGGTattgtttttgtttccacacatatatttcatttgcTCAACTTCGGAGTATTGCAATTCGTTGAACTTTGACTCCAGGGTGAATATGTGGGGGTCCTTGTTGACGCCCGGGAATTACTTTGAGgtaaggaggaggagcgAGTGAGTGAGCGAGCAAAGTAGATTGTGGCAGAGGGAACCAAGTGCCACTCTTATTGGAAAGTAACAAAGGGTGTGGACGAAACTTGCGAAAGGATGTTAAAATATGCGCCTACTCCTGCGGCTGCTAAGTTGGCCCCGCAAGTTTGTTGTCACAATGGACAAGCATCCCAAAACTGTTATGTGAACAAGACGattaattttcccttttgtatCTTTCCCTCCTCACGCAGTGTATAACGAAGAACGATGGGAATATAACCCTGTCAAGAttatttatgaaaatttatcCGTATTGTCTAGTATGGGGCATAGGAACTGCACTGGGAGAACTACCACCGTACCTCACGTCATACTACGCATCCAAGgtagaggagaaaaaatagagtgccaaaaaaaaaaaaaaaaaaaaaatgtgcgctGAAATGTGCATTTTGCATGGTACAGAAGctaaagaaggaagaaagtGGGTAgctcctttttatatacacgttgtaaaaaatatttatatgccttttctttttctcatgtGCTTCCCCTTTAATAGTCCAAACTGAGCGATGACGATTATGAAGAATTCGAAAAGGACataaaagaaggaaaacgaaacaTAATAATCGCCATGAAAATATGGATGAtagattttattaaaaagcaCGGATCCATTtctgttttccttttatcATGCTGGCCAAATGGTATACCATCTATGCGTGTGAAGACGTGACAAACGCTGTTATTTGTGTTCGACTAGTTGGGGCTCTTTTGCTTATCAGTGATGGCACATTGTTCGCTTCGACATTCGAATGACGCTCTGCATTGTTGCATCGTGTGTAGCGAAATGACCAGCATTATTTTGCTGGaaatatgtgtacacattttgACCCACCTTTCTCCAACTGACCCTCTCCAACTTACCTCCTCCAACTTACCTTCTCCAATTGCCTCCCTCCCCCTGCAGTGATGTTTGATCTGTGCGGAATTTGCTGTGGTCACTTTTTGATGCCCTTCGGGAACTTCTTCATTCCGCTGCTTCTAGGAAAGGCCGTTGTTAAAACCATATTTCAGAGCATCTTcctaatttttatgttttcaaataattacaaaggaatacaattaaaaatgaggCAAAAGGCGTTATCCATTTTCCCCTTACATCGCATTNTTAAAAACATGGATCCGTCTTCTCTCGCGAATTttattgatgaaaaaatctCGATTTTTAAATATGGGCAGAAAACAAAATCCAAAATggattttatgtttttatttaacatatttttttttgtagtacttatatatttttttatttcctgtaTAAACCAGATAGCCCAGAAGTACCAGAAGGTATGATTTTACATGAACGTATTTTGGAAAAAGTGTACCACAGCGCAAGGtggcatttttaaaagtttaaTATACTggtttgaattttttcccttttcccgtcatccctttttttttttttttgcagaacaTCGACAACGAAGAATTAAAGAAGTACAAAAGCGGGAACGACGAAATTTTAACGAAGAAATCAAAGAAATGAAGATTTTTTCCTTGGACACAAAATTAAGCTTTTTTATAAGTCACTTCCACGATGCACGCACAGTTGTAAATTACAACATTTAGCAAgccatatgtatgtatatcaGCCTACCTTGcttatgtatttttcatcCTACTGTAAGTTTGACTTAAAAGGAGATGAAACACGAATTTTGTTTGGTTATTTATTATAGCGCAAAATCGCGATTCCTAATATACTTCTTATTACACGCATGTGTCGATGTGCGGTTGGGTTCGCGAATGTATTATAcctacatgtgtatatatgtgtatataggtatgtatgcatgtatatatgcatgtatatgtatgtgcgcTTCACTGTTTTTATGACCGCCTGTGCGCATAAGTAGGGGGGGCCCCATGCATATGCCTATCTTTCCATGCGCGCATGCATGTGCACTTGGCTATCtatttatgtgcatatgtgcgtatgtacTTGTATCTATGTGCACCGTGTGCGTGTGTACTTGTATCTATGTGCATCCCGTGCGAGTGTACTTGTATCTATGTGCATCCCGTGCGAGTGTACTTGTATCTATGTGCATCCCGTGCGAGTGTACTTGTATCTATGTGCACCCTGTGCTTGTGTACCACTTCTGAATGCTAACCTAAGAGCTAACTGTTGGCTCACCTTTTGAAAACCATTTATgtcgtttaatttttttgaattgcATTCTCTTGTCAGGATTGTGTTTTAGCAATTTTCtgtatataagaaaaaaaaaaaaaaaaaaaaaaaaacatgaaaatgttttgaaattaaaaataaattaactcTTATTTTATACCGCTTTAAGTGTGCATACCTTAATAAGCGTTTTAAGTCCTTGTCAATTTTTCGATATTTTGGGAAAACCAATTTGTTGCTTTTCATGTTCTgataaatttcaaaaatgtggtCTCCGCtgcgaagaagaggaggtGTGAACATGCAAAAGAGGTTTTATGTCATGGGGgtggggaggggaagaatATGTGCTTGAAATGTGGACTGGACCCGTGGCTCATGCGGCACATGTGCCAGGAGGTAATTGCGCGGGTTCAACTATTCTATGGTTGTAAACTCTCATAGCGGAATGGTGAAGCCATACTAGAACGGCGTTCGTCCGAACAGGAAGGTATACAACACGGATCCGAAGTTGTACGACAGCTTTTTCGAAAGGTGGACATCTGCATTAGACACATCAAATAAGCCCTCGAATGAGTTAAAAATGTCCGTTGTTGGGCTATACACATTGAGGTTTTTCAGAATAAAGGAGCAGTCATCGAAATCTATTAGCTTGATGATGTTGTGGTGGcagttttcattttgtgagAAGGGTAACTCACTTGAATCTTCTGTATATAATTCGTCTTTTTGATTAGgctcattttttagcatatcAGCATCGTGGGGGTTGTCGCTATGGATACGTTCTTGAGGGGGATCACCCCTATCCGTGCTGCCGCCATTCCGCTGGACGCCTATATTTAACGCGTGACCATCGGTACCCTCACCTTTGCAAAGGTGTTTATGCACGAAATATACATCTAGGTATGGCAAAAGGGCGCCGCTCCATTTTCCCGAATCTTCTTCGCTAAAATATAGCCAGTAAAATTTTAGAAAGCTGATCGAATTTGTTGACTTGTGTTTAAAAATAGACaggttttttattttgttaattagGTAGCCATT
Protein-coding regions in this window:
- a CDS encoding hypothetical protein (putative), with translation MDSYEAKKKELYLKRKDINLYYHPIKTIKLFFLELRNIIANTYKKNKKYNKLIFLGIILVLFLFKIRYKYDYLSNFLIYIECITWWLSLGILSSIGLGCGMHSGVLFLFPHIYFICSTSEYCNSLNFDSRVNMWGSLLTPGNYFECITKNDGNITLSRLFMKIYPYCLVWGIGTALGELPPYLTSYYASKSKLSDDDYEEFEKDIKEGKRNIIIAMKIWMIDFIKKHGSISVFLLSCWPNGIPSMRVKT